A stretch of Anoplopoma fimbria isolate UVic2021 breed Golden Eagle Sablefish chromosome 4, Afim_UVic_2022, whole genome shotgun sequence DNA encodes these proteins:
- the LOC129090474 gene encoding protocadherin alpha-2-like: MYVRRRREHAWICIVALLCLCDWSVSQISYSISEEVNKGTVVGNIAKDLNLNMQDIENRDLQIVSGYEKKYFDVDLRTGNLFADDRIDRELFCPNAVKCILKLQAVLKNPMSAERIEVNVLDINDNSPVFIDLSHLLNISESLSPGERYLLPIAEDADIGSNTVKTYKLSQNEYFSLDVQSGGEHGASAELVLQKALDREKQPVITLLLTAVDGGKPARSGTLQLIVNVLDVNDNTPTFSKSLYKARVDENAYPGQLVIKLNATDLDEGINSKIMYSFIKRGNIDPSNIFDLNSETGEITVKGTLDYEETPAYEVRVQATDQGASPRSAHAKLLIEIIDVNDNAPEISVTSLMTPVKENAELGTIVALVTVSDEDGGNNGVTNCKVVGSVPFKLKSNYNNDYSLVVDGPLDRENTSLYNVTITATDGGSPPLSSIRVITVHVSDVNDNAPQFMEPVIHVYVKENSPVGSIIYTITAFDPDLNSNSKLTYKLLDSLKKNIQIPTILNINSETGDIVSLQSFNYEELKTFQFKVQATDSGVPPLSSNVTVNVLILDENDNSPTILAPYSEHGSVNSETIPYSAEAGYFVAKIRAVDADSGYNALLSYHLSEPKGNNLFRIGTSTGEIRTKRRMSDNDLKTHPLVVLVSDNGEPSLSATVSIEVVVVESTADIQTQFRHVPIKEDSFSDLNLYLLISIVSVSVIFLLTLISLIAVKCHRTDGSFSRYSAPMITTHPDGSWSYSKATQQYDVCFSSDTLKSDVVVFPAQFPPVDGELISINGGDTFTRTQTLPTKDKVGQLC; this comes from the coding sequence ATGTATGTGCGACGACGAAGGGAACACGCCTGGATTTGTATTGTTGCACTGCTTTGTCTTTGTGACTGGTCCGTCTCTCAGATATCTTACTCAATTTCCGAGGAGGTGAACAAAGGCACCGTGGTTGGGAACATCGCAAAGGATTTGAACCTCAATATGCAAGATATAGAAAACAGGGACCTGCAAATCGTATCGGGTTACGAGAAGAAATATTTTGATGTGGATTTGCGCACCGGGAACCTCTTTGCTGACGACAGAATAGACAGAGAATTGTTTTGTCCAAATGCGGTAAAATGTATCTTGAAATTACAGGCCGTTCTGAAAAATCCAATGAGTGCAGAGCGTATTGAAGTAAATGTTTTAGATATAAATGATAACTCGCCTGTATTCATTGATTTATCACATTTACTTAATATATCAGAATCGTTGTCACCGGGAGAGCGATATCTACTACCAATAGCAGAAGATGCGGACATAGGAAGCAACACAGTAAAGACTTACAAGCTGAGCCAGAATGAGTATTTCTCGCTTGATGTGCAGAGTGGAGGAGAACACGGTGCGTCTGCTGAGCTAGTGCTGCAGAAAGCGTTAGATCGAGAGAAACAGCCGGTGATCACACTGCTCTTGACGGCTGTAGACGGAGGTAAACCCGCTAGATCTGGTACATTGCAGttaattgttaatgttttagaCGTAAATGACAATACACCCACTTTCAGTAAATCTCTTTATAAGGCGCGTGTTGATGAAAATGCTTATCCGGGACAACTAGTGATTAAGTTAAATGCAACAGATTTAGACGAGGGCATAAACAGCAAGATCATGTACTCGTTTATCAAACGCGGAAATATTGATCCATCAAACATTTTTGATCTGAACTCAGAAACAGGAGAAATCACAGTGAAGGGAACATTAGATTATGAAGAGACGCCTGCTTATGAAGTTAGAGTTCAAGCAACTGATCAAGGAGCATCTCCTCGCAGTGCGCATGCGAAACTACTGATAGAGATAATCGATGTGAATGACAATGCCCCAGAAATATCTGTGACGTCACTCATGACCccagtaaaagaaaatgcagagcTCGGGACAATCGTTGCTTTGGTTACAGTGAgtgatgaagatggaggaaaCAATGGCGTGACTAATTGTAAGGTAGTTGGCTCTGTTCCGTTTAAACTGAAGTCCAACTACAACAATGACTATTCATTAGTAGTAGATGGACCACTGGACAGAGAAAACACTTCTCTGTACAATGTCACTATTACAGCCACAGATGGAGGAAGTCCCCCTCTGTCCAGTATCAGGGTCATTACTGTTCATGTCTCTGATGTCAATGATAATGCACCTCAATTTATGGAGCCTGTGATTCATGTTtatgtgaaagaaaatagtCCAGTCGGCTCCATTATTTATACAATAACTGCATTTGATCCTGATCTGAACAGTAATTCAAAACTGACTTACAAATTGTTAgatagtttgaaaaaaaatattcaaataccaACAATTTTAAACATCAACTCAGAGACTGGAGACATAGTCAGCCTGCAGTCTTTTAACTACGAGGAGTTGAAAACGTTTCAGTTTAAAGTTCAGGCCACAGACTCTGGTGTTCCTCCGCTCAGCAGCAACGTGACTGTGAACGTTTTAATCCTGGATGAGAATGACAACAGTCCCACGATTCTCGCGCCCTATTCTGAGCACGGCTCCGTTAACAGTGAGACCATCCCCTATTCTGCTGAAGCGGGATACTTTGTGGCAAAGATCAGGGCTGTAGACGCAGACTCTGGATACAATGCGCTGCTTTCTTATCACCTCTCTGAGCCCAAAGGAAACAACCTCTTCCGGATCGGAACCAGCACCGGAGAGATCAGGACTAAGAGGAGAATGAGTGACAATGACCTGAAAACTCACCCCTTGGTGGTGTTGGTTTCTGATAACGGAGAACCCTCCCTGTCAGCTACTGTGTCTATTGAAGTGGTGGTGGTTGAAAGCACAGCTGACATCCAGACTCAGTTCAGACATGTGCCCATAAAGGAGGACAGCTTCTCTGATTTAAACCTGTATCTGCTGATCTCCATTGTGTCGGTGTCGGTGATCTTTCTGCTGACCCTCATCAGTTTAATAGCTGTCAAATGCCACAGGACAGACGGCAGTTTCAGCAGGTACAGCGCCCCAATGATCACCACCCACCCTGACGGGAGCTGGTCTTACTCTAAGGCTACTCAGCAGTATGACGTGTGCTTCAGCTCAGACACACTGAAGAGTGACGTAGTGGTTTTCCCCGCACAGTTTCCACCTGTAGATGGTGAGCTGATCAGTATTAACGGAGGAGACACTTTTACCCGGACTCAGACCTTACCTACTAAAGACAAGGTAGGCCAACTGTGCTGA